In Palaemon carinicauda isolate YSFRI2023 chromosome 28, ASM3689809v2, whole genome shotgun sequence, a single genomic region encodes these proteins:
- the LOC137621701 gene encoding uncharacterized protein: protein MPYPTSVNVNSSRKHSGTRSDPSRVDINPVVTVQSQPSSSTRQQAAAVSSQNTLSDIGLIIGADYYNAFVYCQDKYEDVSLISSTTSAVIFGHIPKWACNVASDEANVRSVIGTQSIVCSRISAPINPLDDEDISGLWSLDAIGISEDARSFNDQATIKHFSETIVKVGNKNTVDLPFRNNARPPTGYRKSLGQLYSLRKTLQSKPELFDQYQSVLDEYFKLGFSEEIEVEDDSFHPIDGFNHYLPRHPVFEGICYDSN from the exons ATGCCTTATCCTACTAGTGTTAACGTAAATTCGTCTCGGAAACATTCTGGCACTAGATCAGACCCTAGTAGAGTAGATATTAACCCTGTAGTAACTGTTCAATCGCAACCTAGTTCCAGCACTAGACAGCAAGCAGCCGCTGTGAGTAGTCAGA ATACCCTAAGTGACATAGGTTTGATTATTGGTGCTGACTATTATAATGCATTTGTCTATTGCCAAGATAAATATGAGGATGTAAGTTTGATTAGTAGCACCACTAGTGCTGTAATCTTTGGTCATATACCAAAGTGGGCATGTAATGTAGCCAGCGATGAAGCAAATGTAAGATCTGTAATAGGTACACAGAGCATAGTTTGTTCAAGAATCTCTGCTCCTATAAATCCTCTTGATGATGAGGATATTTCTGGATTGTGGTCATTAGATGCGATTGGCATCAGCGAGGATGCACGATCTTTTAACGATCAAGCAACAATCAAACATTTCAGTGAAACTATTGTGAAGGTTGGTAACAAAAATACTGTTGATTTGCCATTTAGGAATAATGCCAGACCCCCTACTGGTTATAGAAAGTCGTTGGGTCAATTGTATTCACTTAGGAAAACCCTTCAGTCTAAACCAGAATTGTTTGATCAATATCAATCTGTTTTGGACGAGTATTTCAAGCTAGGATTTAGTGAGGAAATAGAAGTAGAGGATGACTCTTTTCATCCAATTGATGGCTTTAACCATTATTTACCTCGCCATCCAGTTTTTGAAGGAATCTGCTACGACTCCAATTAG